One region of Kytococcus sedentarius DSM 20547 genomic DNA includes:
- a CDS encoding arsenate reductase/protein-tyrosine-phosphatase family protein: MSWPRPDERVVTFVCNSNRGKSQMAAGLMRARGVAGVQVLSAGVAAAARDAGVNGESAESLAAAGASLAGEHPKQLTPELAAATDVLVFVGGAQPGPELEGHLPADVRRWTVDEPSERGVEGSERMALIRDEIAAKVDQLAAELA; the protein is encoded by the coding sequence ATGTCGTGGCCGCGCCCGGACGAGCGCGTGGTGACCTTCGTGTGCAACTCCAACCGCGGCAAGTCGCAGATGGCCGCGGGGTTGATGCGGGCGCGCGGCGTAGCCGGCGTGCAGGTGCTGAGCGCCGGCGTGGCTGCGGCGGCGCGGGATGCCGGGGTGAACGGCGAGTCCGCCGAGAGCCTGGCCGCCGCAGGCGCCTCGCTGGCCGGGGAGCACCCCAAGCAGCTGACGCCCGAGCTGGCTGCGGCGACGGACGTGCTCGTGTTCGTCGGTGGCGCGCAGCCCGGGCCGGAGCTGGAGGGTCACCTGCCGGCGGACGTGCGGCGCTGGACCGTGGACGAGCCCAGCGAGCGCGGCGTCGAGGGCTCCGAGCGGATGGCGCTGATCCGCGACGAGATCGCCGCGAAGGTGGACCAGCTGGCGGCCGAGCTGGCCTGA
- a CDS encoding ArsO family NAD(P)H-dependent flavin-containing monooxygenase: MTSPRASTGSQAPSRAVGVVVIGGGQAGLATSYWLRRAGIDHVVLDDAEQPGGAWARMWPSLHAFSPPQYSSLPGWLMPGWTGEGAFPSRAHVEEYLRAYEERYEVPVQRPVRVEAVRHGDGERLVVDGHRLVDGSPDGRAVSWAARAVVSATGTWSRPFWPSVPGMREFRGVQIHSADYRGPDSLPPGRVLVVGGGNTGAQLAAELTASHEVVWATRRAPRFMPPEVDGRVLFDVATARRAALDAGREDDGGVAALGDIVQVPEVRRSLAEGRLGAVPMVERLTASGAVWGAAPGEAPDGSTWNHPPAAAGEEFSLDAVVWCTGYRAALGHLHPLGLRGAAGRVPVAQGSMTRAAGEPRLHLMGYGDWAGPASATLIGVGRPARSAVREIADLLG, from the coding sequence ATGACCTCCCCCAGGGCGTCCACGGGCAGCCAGGCCCCATCCCGGGCCGTCGGCGTCGTCGTCATCGGCGGCGGCCAGGCCGGGCTGGCGACGAGCTACTGGCTGCGCCGCGCCGGCATCGACCATGTGGTGCTGGACGACGCGGAGCAGCCCGGCGGGGCATGGGCACGGATGTGGCCCAGCCTGCACGCGTTCTCCCCGCCGCAGTACTCCTCGCTCCCCGGGTGGCTGATGCCGGGCTGGACCGGGGAGGGCGCCTTCCCCTCACGGGCGCACGTGGAGGAGTACCTGCGGGCCTACGAGGAGCGGTACGAGGTGCCCGTCCAGCGTCCGGTGCGGGTGGAGGCGGTCCGGCACGGGGACGGCGAGCGCCTGGTGGTCGACGGTCACCGACTGGTCGACGGGTCCCCCGACGGTCGGGCGGTCAGCTGGGCGGCTCGCGCCGTGGTCAGCGCGACCGGCACCTGGTCGAGGCCTTTCTGGCCTAGCGTACCGGGGATGCGGGAGTTCCGCGGGGTGCAGATCCACTCGGCGGACTACCGGGGACCGGACTCCCTCCCGCCCGGGCGGGTACTGGTGGTGGGTGGGGGCAACACCGGGGCGCAGCTGGCTGCGGAGCTCACCGCATCGCACGAGGTCGTGTGGGCGACGCGACGGGCGCCACGGTTCATGCCGCCGGAGGTGGACGGCCGGGTGTTGTTCGACGTCGCGACCGCGCGGCGGGCAGCGCTGGACGCGGGCCGGGAGGACGACGGGGGCGTGGCGGCGCTGGGCGACATCGTGCAGGTGCCGGAGGTGCGGCGGTCCTTGGCGGAGGGGCGGCTGGGTGCGGTGCCGATGGTGGAACGGCTCACGGCATCGGGGGCGGTGTGGGGCGCGGCGCCCGGGGAGGCTCCGGACGGTTCCACGTGGAACCACCCCCCAGCCGCGGCGGGTGAGGAGTTCTCCCTCGACGCCGTGGTCTGGTGCACCGGCTACCGGGCCGCGCTGGGTCACCTGCACCCCCTCGGCCTGCGGGGGGCCGCCGGGCGGGTGCCGGTCGCCCAGGGGTCGATGACGCGGGCGGCCGGGGAGCCGCGGTTGCACCTCATGGGGTACGGCGACTGGGCCGGCCCGGCGTCGGCGACGCTCATCGGGGTGGGGCGGCCGGCACGGTCCGCGGTGCGGGAGATCGCCGACCTGCTGGGGTGA
- a CDS encoding HNH endonuclease signature motif containing protein — translation MAPPAGVRDATRDAVELAAPEPEDTWRGVVESFGQAQAALEGLLVALTAAGAQTDLPAGPTELAWLTRTATRLAEQGQQVRVRSHTVLAAARASGRAVHDDDAQFAASKNSRSTRETWRDAVLAEALGDPAPCGDGGAGGAAGDESTAEGAGDPGTPVTDRPAGDATASRAPRPLARALDAGVLSQDHALIILQELEALPGQVSADLRLRAEEILVARAQHLTPRSLRRAARRVMAELGVPEQEVDAHQNDRVRTQEQRAWESASFWMRDNGDGTVHGQFTLPTLQGHMLGKALDALVAPRRLARASSGDGTSGSDGTLTEASPDPDGLAWKDRQIDWAHEKGKALCELIDHLPTHELGGRTTVTLLVTTTLESLRGETDRVGLTDSGTEVSAGEVRRLAAGAGIVPVVLGGDSVPLDLGRRTRLFTETQRRALALRYTECAEEHCDRPFAWCEIHHVDPWASGVTRAGPPDWAAGSPGAPPGAAGGATDLGNAIPLCGRHHRRLEDPSLRHTISHDDEGRAVLRFQRCPTGVPR, via the coding sequence ATGGCGCCGCCGGCCGGCGTGCGCGACGCGACGCGGGATGCCGTCGAGCTCGCGGCCCCGGAGCCCGAGGACACATGGCGGGGGGTCGTGGAGTCCTTCGGTCAGGCACAGGCCGCCCTGGAGGGACTGCTGGTGGCCCTCACTGCGGCCGGGGCGCAGACGGACCTCCCCGCGGGACCCACCGAGCTCGCGTGGCTGACCCGGACCGCCACACGCCTGGCGGAGCAAGGGCAGCAGGTGCGGGTGCGCTCGCACACCGTGCTGGCCGCAGCGCGGGCCTCCGGGCGCGCGGTGCACGACGACGACGCCCAGTTCGCGGCCTCCAAGAACTCCCGCAGCACGCGGGAGACGTGGCGCGATGCGGTGCTGGCCGAGGCGTTGGGGGATCCCGCGCCATGCGGCGACGGGGGTGCTGGGGGTGCCGCGGGCGATGAGAGCACCGCGGAGGGTGCCGGAGACCCGGGGACGCCCGTCACCGATCGCCCGGCAGGCGATGCGACCGCCTCGCGAGCACCGCGCCCACTGGCCCGAGCGCTGGATGCGGGAGTGCTCTCCCAGGACCACGCGCTGATCATCCTGCAGGAGCTCGAGGCCCTGCCCGGGCAGGTGTCCGCCGACCTGCGGCTGCGGGCCGAGGAGATCCTGGTCGCCAGGGCCCAACACCTCACACCCCGGTCCCTGCGTCGCGCTGCCCGCCGGGTCATGGCGGAGCTCGGCGTCCCCGAGCAGGAGGTCGATGCGCACCAGAACGACCGCGTGCGCACGCAGGAGCAGCGAGCGTGGGAGTCCGCGTCGTTCTGGATGCGGGACAACGGCGACGGCACCGTCCACGGGCAGTTCACGCTCCCCACGCTCCAGGGACACATGCTCGGCAAGGCCCTGGACGCCCTCGTCGCGCCGCGCCGGCTGGCCCGCGCGTCCTCGGGGGACGGCACCTCGGGCTCCGACGGGACCCTGACCGAGGCATCACCGGACCCGGACGGGCTGGCATGGAAGGACCGGCAGATCGATTGGGCCCACGAGAAGGGCAAGGCGCTGTGCGAACTCATCGACCACCTGCCCACCCACGAGCTGGGCGGCCGGACCACTGTGACCCTGCTGGTGACCACAACCCTGGAGAGCCTGCGCGGCGAGACCGACCGGGTGGGCCTGACCGACTCCGGCACCGAGGTGTCGGCCGGTGAGGTACGGCGACTGGCCGCAGGGGCCGGGATCGTCCCGGTCGTCCTGGGCGGGGACTCGGTTCCACTGGACCTGGGGCGGCGCACCCGGCTGTTCACCGAGACCCAGCGCCGAGCCCTGGCACTGCGCTACACCGAGTGCGCCGAGGAGCACTGCGACCGCCCCTTCGCCTGGTGCGAGATCCACCACGTTGACCCCTGGGCCTCCGGGGTCACGAGGGCCGGACCACCGGACTGGGCTGCGGGGTCACCGGGGGCGCCTCCGGGCGCGGCGGGCGGTGCCACCGACCTCGGCAACGCGATCCCGCTCTGTGGCCGTCACCACCGCCGCCTCGAGGACCCGTCGCTCAGGCACACGATCAGCCACGACGACGAGGGCCGTGCCGTTCTGCGGTTCCAGCGGTGTCCCACGGGGGTGCCGCGATGA
- the bsaP gene encoding biotin synthase auxiliary protein BsaP: MADRENRVRRDPVDGADRGRHRDRDDTEEPAYCGHCGEPLVGRGGDPQDHAPCVRRLELEPPRYCPDCRRRMVVQVTPRGWTASCSRHGVTTG; the protein is encoded by the coding sequence GTGGCGGACCGCGAGAACCGAGTCAGGCGCGACCCGGTGGACGGCGCAGACCGTGGGCGCCACCGGGACCGTGACGACACCGAGGAGCCCGCGTACTGCGGCCACTGCGGTGAACCGCTCGTCGGCCGGGGCGGCGATCCGCAGGACCACGCCCCCTGTGTGCGACGTCTCGAGCTGGAGCCGCCCCGGTACTGCCCCGACTGCCGCCGACGCATGGTCGTGCAGGTGACGCCCCGGGGGTGGACGGCGTCCTGCTCCCGCCACGGGGTCACCACGGGCTGA
- the bioB gene encoding biotin synthase BioB has protein sequence MTSQNDILTVAREQVLENGVGLAADQVEQVLNLPDERVEELLALAHEVRVRHNGEGVEVEGIVSLKTGGCPEDCHFCSQSGQFTSPVRAVWLNVKELIKAAQETKETGASEFCIVAAVRGPDERLMKQLRDAIAAIKAEVDIEIAVSVGMLTAEQVAEMVDMGVHRYNHNLETARSYFDQVVTTHTYDERLDTCRMVVESGMELCCGALVGMGESVRQRAELAAELGALEPHEVPLNFLNPRPGTPFGELDPMGAQDALRTIAAFRLALPRTILRFAGGREITLGELGTRQGLTGGINAIIVGNYLTTLGRDPQQDLDLLDELKMPIQALSRTI, from the coding sequence ATGACTTCCCAGAACGACATCCTCACCGTCGCCCGCGAGCAGGTCCTCGAGAACGGCGTCGGCCTCGCCGCCGACCAGGTGGAGCAGGTGCTGAACCTCCCCGACGAGCGGGTCGAGGAGCTGCTGGCCCTGGCCCACGAGGTGCGGGTGCGCCACAACGGTGAGGGCGTCGAGGTGGAGGGGATCGTCTCGCTGAAGACCGGCGGCTGCCCCGAGGACTGCCACTTCTGCAGCCAGTCCGGCCAGTTCACCTCCCCGGTGCGCGCGGTGTGGCTGAACGTGAAGGAGCTCATCAAGGCCGCGCAGGAAACCAAGGAGACCGGCGCGAGCGAGTTCTGCATCGTCGCAGCCGTCCGCGGGCCCGACGAGCGGCTCATGAAGCAGCTGCGTGACGCCATCGCGGCCATCAAGGCCGAGGTCGACATCGAGATCGCGGTCTCGGTGGGCATGCTCACCGCCGAGCAGGTCGCCGAGATGGTGGACATGGGCGTCCACCGGTACAACCACAACCTGGAGACGGCCCGCTCCTACTTCGACCAGGTGGTCACCACCCACACCTACGACGAGCGCCTCGACACCTGCCGCATGGTCGTCGAGTCCGGCATGGAGCTGTGCTGCGGCGCCCTGGTGGGCATGGGCGAGTCCGTGCGCCAGCGGGCGGAGCTCGCCGCCGAGCTGGGCGCGCTGGAGCCGCACGAGGTGCCGCTGAACTTCCTCAACCCGCGTCCCGGCACGCCGTTCGGCGAGCTGGACCCGATGGGCGCCCAGGACGCGCTGCGCACCATCGCGGCCTTCCGGCTGGCCCTGCCGCGCACCATCCTGCGTTTCGCCGGCGGCCGCGAGATCACCCTCGGGGAGCTGGGCACGCGGCAGGGGCTGACCGGCGGCATCAACGCGATCATCGTCGGCAACTACCTGACCACCTTGGGGCGCGACCCGCAGCAGGACCTCGACCTGCTCGACGAGCTGAAGATGCCCATCCAGGCCCTGAGCCGGACCATCTGA
- a CDS encoding acyl-CoA dehydrogenase has product MSHYKSNVRDLEFNLFEVFNRQDVLGAGPYGEVDADTAREVLHEVARLAEGEIAASFTESDRTPPTFDPETHEATMPEAFSKSYKAWADAEFWRMNLEPELGGTLATPSVNWAIAEMILGANPAVFMFSAGFSFANILFNNGTDEQKQLAQLMIDRHWGATMVLTEPDAGSDVGAGVTKAVQQEDGTWHLTGVKRFITNGDADFYENNIHFVLARPEGAGPGTKGLSLFVVPKHHYDPQTGELGERNGAYVTNVEHKMGLKVSTTCELRFGEDPSTPAVGTLLGDVHDGIAQMFQVIEYARMLVGTKAIATLSTGYLNALEYAKERVQGPDMLQMGDKTAPRVTITHHPDVRRSLMLQKAYSEGLRALVQYTATFQDTAHAHRAETGQEPAADSPAGLAERINDLLLPVVKGVGSERAWVLLGTESLQTFGGSGFLQDYPLEQYVRDAKIDTLYEGTTAIQAQDFFFRKILRDQGTALGAVAQEIQEFLQAGGAEQLGEAREQLGKALVELQQFIGLLTGWAQAAQGEPRELYKVGLQSSRLLMAAGDVIIGWLLLRQAQVASEKVDAATGADQDFYTGKIAAATFFAREVLPRIGADRRAAESTTGELMELPESAF; this is encoded by the coding sequence ATGAGCCACTACAAGTCCAACGTCCGAGACCTGGAGTTCAACCTCTTCGAGGTGTTCAACCGCCAGGACGTCCTGGGCGCCGGCCCCTACGGCGAGGTCGACGCGGACACCGCCCGGGAGGTCCTGCACGAGGTGGCCCGTCTGGCCGAGGGCGAGATCGCCGCCAGCTTCACCGAGTCCGACCGCACCCCGCCGACCTTCGACCCCGAGACGCACGAGGCGACCATGCCCGAGGCCTTCTCGAAGTCCTACAAGGCCTGGGCGGACGCGGAGTTCTGGCGCATGAACCTCGAGCCCGAGCTCGGCGGCACGCTGGCCACCCCGAGCGTGAACTGGGCCATCGCCGAGATGATCCTGGGCGCCAACCCCGCCGTGTTCATGTTCTCCGCGGGCTTCAGCTTCGCCAACATCCTGTTCAACAACGGCACCGACGAGCAGAAGCAGCTCGCCCAGCTGATGATCGACCGCCACTGGGGCGCCACGATGGTCCTCACCGAGCCCGATGCGGGCAGCGACGTGGGTGCCGGCGTCACCAAGGCCGTCCAGCAGGAGGACGGCACCTGGCACCTGACCGGCGTGAAGCGCTTCATCACCAACGGTGACGCCGACTTCTACGAGAACAACATCCACTTCGTGCTCGCCCGCCCCGAGGGCGCCGGCCCTGGCACCAAGGGCCTGAGCCTGTTCGTGGTCCCCAAGCACCACTACGACCCGCAGACCGGTGAGCTCGGCGAGCGCAACGGCGCGTACGTCACCAACGTCGAGCACAAGATGGGCCTGAAGGTCTCCACCACCTGCGAGCTGCGCTTCGGCGAGGACCCCTCGACCCCGGCCGTGGGCACGCTGCTCGGCGACGTGCACGACGGCATCGCCCAGATGTTCCAGGTCATCGAGTACGCGCGGATGCTGGTGGGCACGAAGGCCATCGCGACCCTGTCGACCGGCTACCTCAACGCGCTCGAGTACGCCAAGGAGCGGGTGCAGGGCCCCGACATGCTGCAGATGGGGGACAAGACCGCCCCGCGCGTGACGATCACCCACCACCCGGACGTGCGCCGCAGCCTGATGCTGCAGAAGGCCTACTCCGAGGGCCTGCGCGCGCTGGTGCAGTACACGGCCACCTTCCAGGACACCGCCCACGCCCACCGCGCCGAGACCGGCCAGGAACCAGCCGCCGACTCCCCGGCCGGGCTGGCCGAGCGCATCAACGACCTGCTGCTGCCCGTGGTCAAGGGCGTCGGCTCCGAGCGCGCCTGGGTGCTGCTGGGCACCGAGTCGCTGCAGACCTTCGGCGGTTCGGGCTTCCTGCAGGACTACCCGCTGGAGCAGTACGTCCGCGACGCCAAGATCGACACCCTCTACGAGGGCACCACCGCCATCCAGGCGCAGGACTTCTTCTTCCGCAAGATCCTGCGCGACCAGGGCACCGCCCTGGGGGCCGTCGCCCAGGAGATCCAGGAGTTCCTCCAGGCCGGTGGCGCCGAGCAGCTCGGCGAGGCCCGTGAGCAGCTCGGCAAGGCGCTGGTGGAGCTGCAGCAGTTCATCGGCCTGCTCACCGGCTGGGCCCAGGCCGCGCAGGGCGAGCCCCGCGAGCTCTACAAGGTCGGGCTCCAGTCCAGCCGCCTGCTCATGGCGGCCGGCGACGTCATCATCGGCTGGCTGCTGCTGCGCCAGGCCCAGGTGGCCAGCGAGAAGGTCGACGCCGCCACGGGCGCCGACCAGGACTTCTACACCGGCAAGATCGCTGCGGCGACCTTCTTCGCACGTGAGGTGCTGCCCCGCATCGGGGCCGACCGCCGGGCTGCGGAGTCCACCACGGGCGAGCTGATGGAGCTGCCCGAGAGCGCCTTCTGA
- a CDS encoding carbon-nitrogen family hydrolase, with protein sequence MSELSVSVIQVSYGDDEPMADRIQRVADLVRAEQGQDLVVLPELWPVGGFDVKHWDERAQIVPAPGPVEATGDPERAVVEALSAAAREAGVTLHGGSTVERSAEPGPEGKHLWNSSMLFAPTGDLVATYRKVYRFGFDSGEARTIEAGADLVTAPVGPFTAHLATCFDLRFPEYFRDGLDAGADLLIVPAAWPMARREHWRALLRARAIENQMPVVACNTAGTHAGDHEMGGASVIIDANGSVLAEAGDSQQVLRAVIDDEHTAQQRKNFPVLASRR encoded by the coding sequence ATGAGCGAACTCTCCGTGAGCGTCATCCAGGTCTCCTACGGCGACGACGAGCCGATGGCCGACCGGATCCAGCGCGTGGCGGACCTGGTGCGTGCCGAGCAGGGGCAGGACCTGGTGGTGCTGCCCGAGCTGTGGCCGGTGGGGGGCTTCGACGTCAAGCACTGGGACGAGCGCGCCCAGATCGTGCCGGCACCCGGGCCCGTGGAGGCCACGGGTGACCCGGAGCGGGCCGTGGTGGAGGCCCTGTCTGCCGCCGCGCGCGAGGCCGGGGTGACGCTGCACGGCGGCTCCACGGTGGAGCGCAGCGCCGAGCCGGGCCCCGAGGGCAAGCACCTGTGGAACAGCTCGATGCTGTTCGCCCCCACCGGGGACCTGGTGGCCACCTACCGCAAGGTGTACCGGTTCGGGTTCGACTCCGGCGAGGCGCGCACCATCGAGGCCGGGGCGGACCTCGTGACGGCCCCGGTGGGCCCGTTCACCGCACATCTGGCCACCTGCTTCGACCTGCGCTTCCCCGAGTACTTCCGTGACGGCCTCGATGCGGGGGCGGACCTGCTGATCGTCCCCGCGGCCTGGCCGATGGCCCGCCGCGAGCACTGGCGGGCGCTGCTGCGGGCCCGGGCGATCGAGAACCAGATGCCGGTGGTGGCCTGCAACACCGCTGGGACGCACGCCGGTGACCACGAGATGGGCGGCGCGAGCGTCATCATCGACGCCAACGGGTCGGTGCTGGCCGAGGCGGGGGACTCCCAGCAGGTGCTGCGCGCGGTGATCGACGACGAGCACACGGCGCAGCAGCGCAAGAACTTCCCGGTCCTGGCCAGCCGGCGCTGA
- a CDS encoding cytochrome c oxidase assembly protein has protein sequence MMSSPATPSPPAPSDAGERPTATERRGGALWGVLLGWAAVIVLVAVVASYLSGATRQLLLVDAGALVRWTLPVVRGLLVAGMAATIGALGVGAFIVPERRSTHRLAVMRRVAVAGALVWGLAAWALSVLTFSEVLGVPIGGEGFWQQYFAFWWELDLLVQVQITGVLALVVAALVGWSTTRRGLHWGFWIAIVTTLPLAFTGHSGGTLDHDAAVNGYGAHLIGVSVWVGGLLGLALLWGGLGQDRAVAVRRYSTVALCAFVATGASGVLNASVRVDWGDLLTTAYGQLLLAKVAVFAVLGVFGYLQRRRVVDRVAAGETGGAFQRLATVEIAVMALAAGLGSALARTPTPVPEVTGEALGDPAIGLTGYPRPPELTPSSWLTQWQVEWLFSTVAVVAIGLYLWGWVRLRRRGDSWPWHRLPMWILGWLLFAYVINGAPTVYGRVMFSMHMVMHMTLMMAIPLLLVPAAPVTMALRNLSARKDRTIGPREWLLGFVHSRYAQVIGHPVVAAFIFFVSLVVFYWSPALEIALTTHGGHVAMVVHFLLVGYLFVWTLAGPDPGGVKWPAPLRLVVMLATLAGHAFFGVAMMMGNYLLAPDFFRTLDLPWVDSLIADQQLGGGIAWGIGELPVVVLAIMVGLEWASSDDRERKRYDRKAGRDDDAELRAYNEHLSRMGERR, from the coding sequence ATGATGTCCTCTCCCGCCACGCCGTCGCCCCCCGCCCCCTCCGATGCGGGGGAGCGCCCCACTGCGACCGAGCGCCGGGGCGGGGCGCTCTGGGGGGTGCTGCTCGGCTGGGCGGCCGTCATCGTCCTGGTGGCCGTCGTGGCCTCCTATCTCAGCGGGGCCACGCGGCAGCTGCTGCTGGTCGACGCCGGAGCCCTCGTCCGCTGGACGCTGCCGGTGGTCCGGGGGCTGCTGGTCGCCGGCATGGCCGCCACCATCGGTGCCCTCGGCGTGGGGGCCTTCATCGTGCCGGAGCGGCGGTCGACCCACCGGCTGGCCGTGATGCGCCGGGTGGCCGTGGCCGGGGCCCTGGTCTGGGGGCTGGCCGCGTGGGCGCTGTCGGTCCTCACCTTCAGCGAGGTGCTGGGGGTGCCGATCGGCGGCGAGGGCTTCTGGCAGCAGTACTTCGCCTTCTGGTGGGAGCTCGACTTGCTGGTGCAGGTGCAGATCACCGGGGTGCTGGCCCTGGTGGTGGCGGCCTTGGTCGGCTGGAGCACCACGCGCCGCGGCCTGCACTGGGGCTTCTGGATCGCCATCGTCACCACCCTGCCGCTGGCCTTCACCGGGCACTCCGGCGGCACCCTCGACCACGACGCCGCGGTGAACGGCTACGGCGCCCACCTCATCGGCGTGAGCGTCTGGGTGGGCGGACTGCTCGGGCTGGCGCTGCTCTGGGGGGGTCTGGGGCAGGACCGCGCGGTCGCCGTGCGTCGCTACTCGACCGTCGCGCTGTGCGCCTTCGTCGCCACCGGTGCCAGCGGCGTGCTGAACGCCAGCGTCCGGGTGGACTGGGGCGATCTGCTCACCACGGCCTATGGCCAGCTGCTGCTCGCGAAGGTGGCGGTGTTCGCCGTGCTCGGGGTGTTCGGCTACCTGCAGCGCCGCCGGGTGGTGGACCGGGTGGCGGCCGGCGAGACCGGGGGTGCCTTCCAGCGACTGGCCACCGTGGAGATCGCGGTCATGGCCCTGGCGGCCGGTCTGGGCTCGGCCCTGGCGCGCACCCCCACCCCCGTCCCCGAGGTCACCGGGGAGGCCCTCGGTGACCCGGCCATCGGCCTGACCGGCTACCCGCGCCCGCCCGAGCTCACGCCCTCGAGCTGGCTGACGCAGTGGCAGGTGGAGTGGCTGTTCAGCACCGTCGCCGTGGTGGCGATCGGCCTCTACCTGTGGGGCTGGGTGCGCCTGCGTCGCCGGGGGGACTCCTGGCCCTGGCACCGGCTGCCGATGTGGATCCTCGGCTGGCTGCTGTTCGCCTACGTCATCAACGGCGCCCCCACGGTCTATGGCCGAGTCATGTTCTCCATGCACATGGTGATGCACATGACCCTGATGATGGCGATCCCGCTGCTGCTCGTGCCCGCGGCGCCGGTCACGATGGCGCTGCGCAACCTGTCGGCGCGCAAGGACCGCACCATCGGCCCCCGTGAGTGGCTGCTGGGCTTCGTGCACTCCCGCTACGCGCAGGTGATCGGGCACCCGGTGGTGGCCGCGTTCATCTTCTTCGTCTCGCTGGTGGTCTTCTACTGGTCGCCGGCCCTGGAGATCGCCCTGACCACGCACGGCGGCCACGTCGCGATGGTGGTGCACTTCCTGTTGGTGGGCTACCTGTTCGTGTGGACCCTGGCCGGGCCCGATCCGGGCGGCGTGAAGTGGCCCGCGCCGCTGCGCCTGGTGGTCATGCTGGCCACGCTCGCGGGCCACGCCTTCTTCGGGGTGGCCATGATGATGGGCAACTACCTGTTGGCGCCGGACTTCTTCCGGACGCTGGACCTGCCGTGGGTGGACTCCCTCATCGCCGACCAGCAGCTCGGTGGCGGCATCGCGTGGGGTATCGGCGAGCTGCCGGTGGTGGTCCTGGCGATCATGGTGGGCCTGGAGTGGGCCAGCTCGGACGACCGGGAGCGCAAGCGCTACGACCGCAAGGCCGGCCGGGACGACGACGCCGAGCTGCGGGCCTACAACGAGCACCTGTCCCGGATGGGGGAGCGCCGGTAG
- the rplI gene encoding 50S ribosomal protein L9, which translates to MKIILTNEVSSLGEPGDVVEVKDGYARNYLLPRNLATPWTKGGEKQVEAIRAARATRAVKSLEEAEHQKSQLEGRAVKVKAATTGTGRLFGAVTSGEIAEAIVAAGGPQVDKRRIETAGHIKSLGDHTATVRLHPEVLATVKLQVVEA; encoded by the coding sequence ATGAAGATCATCCTGACCAATGAGGTGAGCAGCCTCGGTGAGCCGGGCGACGTCGTCGAGGTGAAGGACGGCTACGCCCGCAACTACCTGCTGCCCCGCAATCTGGCCACCCCGTGGACCAAGGGCGGCGAGAAGCAGGTGGAGGCCATCCGCGCCGCCCGCGCCACGCGCGCGGTGAAGTCGCTGGAGGAGGCCGAGCACCAGAAGTCGCAGCTCGAGGGCCGCGCCGTCAAGGTGAAGGCCGCCACCACCGGTACCGGCCGCCTGTTCGGTGCCGTGACCTCCGGTGAGATCGCCGAGGCCATCGTGGCCGCCGGTGGTCCGCAGGTGGACAAGCGCCGCATCGAGACCGCCGGGCACATCAAGTCCCTGGGCGACCACACCGCCACGGTGCGTCTGCACCCGGAGGTGCTGGCCACGGTCAAGCTGCAGGTCGTCGAGGCCTGA
- the rpsR gene encoding 30S ribosomal protein S18 — MAKSVVRNPKPVKKKANPLKAAKVEKIDYKDTALLRKFISDRGKIRARRVTGVSVQEQRQIAKAVKNAREMALLPYSSSAR; from the coding sequence ATGGCCAAGTCCGTTGTGCGCAACCCCAAGCCCGTGAAGAAGAAGGCGAACCCGCTCAAGGCCGCCAAGGTCGAGAAGATCGACTACAAGGACACCGCCCTGCTGCGGAAGTTCATCTCCGACCGCGGGAAGATCCGCGCGCGCCGTGTGACGGGCGTGTCCGTCCAGGAGCAGCGCCAGATCGCGAAGGCCGTGAAGAACGCCCGCGAGATGGCCCTGCTGCCGTACTCGAGCTCCGCTCGCTGA
- a CDS encoding single-stranded DNA-binding protein gives MAGETVITIIGNLTADPELRFTPSGAAVANLTIASTPRTFDRQANEWKDGETLFMRCSIWREAAENVAESLKKGQRVIAQGRLKQRSFETDGQRRTVVEMDIDEIGPSLRYATASTTKTQRSGGGGFGGNSGGGAPQGQGGGGGWDSPQGSNQQNSDPWATGGNSGGNPGGGQPQGSWDSAPNYDEPPF, from the coding sequence ATGGCCGGCGAGACCGTCATCACCATCATCGGGAACCTCACCGCTGACCCGGAGCTGCGCTTCACGCCCAGCGGCGCCGCGGTGGCGAACCTGACCATCGCCTCCACCCCCCGCACGTTCGACCGTCAGGCGAACGAGTGGAAGGACGGCGAGACGCTGTTCATGCGCTGCTCCATCTGGCGCGAGGCCGCGGAGAACGTGGCCGAGTCGCTGAAGAAGGGCCAGCGCGTCATCGCCCAGGGGCGGCTGAAGCAGCGGTCCTTCGAGACCGATGGCCAGCGTCGCACCGTGGTGGAGATGGACATCGACGAGATCGGCCCGTCGCTGAGGTACGCGACGGCCAGCACCACCAAGACCCAGCGGTCCGGTGGCGGCGGCTTCGGAGGCAACTCCGGTGGCGGCGCACCCCAGGGCCAGGGTGGCGGCGGTGGCTGGGACTCCCCGCAGGGATCCAACCAGCAGAACAGCGACCCGTGGGCGACCGGCGGCAACAGCGGGGGCAACCCCGGTGGCGGCCAGCCCCAGGGGTCGTGGGACTCGGCTCCGAACTACGACGAGCCCCCCTTCTGA